A portion of the Tenacibaculum todarodis genome contains these proteins:
- the upp gene encoding uracil phosphoribosyltransferase, whose product MQVHHLAKDNSVLNTFLAEIRSTEIQQDSMRFRRNIERIGEILGYELSKSLSYYSTDITTPLGTKTINVPNKNLVLASVLRAGLTLHQGLLNYFDGIENAFISAYRHHPNNDKEFEIVVEYFASPSIENKILLLADPMLATGQSLVAVYEAIKKHGMPKEIHLVSVIGSSEGVDFIKKHFPENTHLWIADIDDTLNDKGYIVPGLGDAGDLAYGVKL is encoded by the coding sequence ATGCAAGTACATCATCTAGCGAAAGATAACTCAGTTTTAAATACTTTTTTAGCAGAAATCCGTTCTACTGAAATTCAACAAGATTCTATGCGTTTTCGCAGAAATATTGAACGAATAGGAGAGATTTTAGGATATGAATTAAGTAAAAGTTTATCTTATTATTCTACGGATATAACTACTCCTTTAGGAACAAAAACTATTAATGTGCCAAACAAAAACCTTGTATTAGCATCAGTTTTAAGAGCTGGTTTAACTTTGCATCAAGGGTTGTTAAATTATTTTGACGGAATTGAAAATGCATTTATTTCTGCGTATCGTCATCATCCAAATAACGATAAAGAATTCGAAATTGTGGTAGAGTATTTTGCATCTCCTTCAATAGAAAACAAAATCTTATTATTAGCCGATCCAATGTTAGCAACAGGACAATCTTTAGTTGCCGTTTATGAAGCCATTAAAAAACATGGAATGCCAAAAGAAATTCACTTAGTTTCTGTTATTGGTTCTTCGGAAGGAGTAGATTTTATCAAAAAACACTTTCCAGAAAACACACATTTATGGATTGCGGATATAGATGATACTTTAAATGATAAAGGATATATTGTTCCAGGTCTTGGTGATGCTGGAGATTTGGCTTACGGAGTTAAATTATAA
- the lysM gene encoding peptidoglycan-binding protein LysM, whose translation MGLFSFIKNAGAKVFGIGKTTEEEAAEKANKLVEAVRALELGVENLSVSIEDDKASVSGEAADLATKEKVVLVVGNTDGIASVEDNMTVAEVEEIDEALMAQFHTVASGDTLGKIAKEYYGNAMKYPVIFEANKPMLSHPDKIYPGQVLRIPPLVD comes from the coding sequence ATGGGACTTTTTTCATTTATTAAAAACGCTGGTGCAAAAGTATTTGGTATCGGTAAAACAACTGAAGAGGAAGCTGCTGAAAAAGCTAACAAATTAGTAGAAGCTGTAAGAGCTTTAGAATTAGGAGTAGAAAACTTATCTGTATCTATAGAAGATGATAAAGCTTCTGTTTCTGGTGAAGCAGCAGATTTAGCAACTAAAGAAAAAGTAGTTTTAGTAGTAGGAAATACTGACGGAATTGCATCTGTAGAAGATAACATGACTGTTGCAGAAGTAGAAGAAATTGATGAAGCTTTAATGGCTCAATTTCACACAGTTGCAAGTGGAGATACTTTAGGTAAAATTGCAAAAGAATATTATGGAAATGCTATGAAGTATCCTGTAATTTTTGAAGCAAACAAACCAATGCTTTCTCATCCTGATAAAATTTATCCAGGACAAGTAT